From the Maioricimonas rarisocia genome, one window contains:
- a CDS encoding DUF1583 domain-containing protein, which yields MLKLAQFSRIRFCRVVHDRTPAWSGRLTLLLLAGFAPRIFAADVDRGDALARSAIFGRANLADVLGVRERSVGLPPQERYQLLRQQVLPAEDGDAIRIEIDFTPAYPPPPVAGRLALGGNGTGARGGDLISPAMDLVATARKLGRLDELQREIERRGEGHPESTLEQLSLLTLVAIGAGDFARANVLIGDIYRLASARSQFPSERPAEAVVAWTAVRHPQLRDVTRDLVYLLFEQTRLGNAPRSERWHRHVHSLKNSLDSRVEKANRDDGEDAPVPLRRWIPVTRQTAETCGRGYPIAGWVTADGAARHVTSHAHDYLYYSIPLNGDFDVEADLTTFDHRDIHLAAGGIYAGPGYDRKACLVGSFRKDFRPVPIDPPLTRVFTWLRARISVRDGVRTSCINGRKVYEAPHGGDPWVGVHSAWYASGTVRNLRVTGDVTVPDEIDLMADTKLPGWLPWFDETVGEADSDWQLTPAAALEPREEGLLPVLVGRRRSELSGTLLESHLRYHRPVAEDGVISYEFFYRPGECDVHPALKRMVFLLDPAGVMIHWTTAGRFDRTGLDPQNVTDNPENRRGEGPLPLHADAWNRMEVELLGDRVRLLLNDTLVYERELAPGSDRTFGLFHYADQSEALVRRLVWRGDWPRAVPEPHEQELADDSLERELAAGPTLTATFSHDFAQGIPQGLFHIFGGAWEDHVELLPDGLRITQPGGNYAQVAFVPQLILTGNFDVEVEFEDLQTSVSTGGEGNVHVLVELDDDLFSQCRIYRKGYGFSDRVDEQLMQAAIFQDRGGETHFDFPKSPPGESTSGRMRLSRRGRKIFFLFADEDSPHYQLIHSQEISEADTREAGVRVVVETHKKGESIVTWKRLDIRAESMSGLATEPMATLDELDRQRDELEQEVQFDFARDLPLSQFQVWGTLGTFRRDRQGLRVEMPGFDRWTATGLAPQLSLDGDFDLTLELDVLKLEAAAANQESTVYLQAELNDERGTAVETKYSISSSGRREVEVQLRRRKPDGEFRFDELSRTQSDTIHELRLARRDDIVYFIFRDKPGNHPIVLSRVRAGDGPVLETFVRALVHTGGADRTTVARFRKLHIRADKLAGVKGNRTP from the coding sequence ATGCTGAAACTGGCCCAATTCTCCAGAATTCGTTTCTGCCGCGTCGTGCATGACCGCACGCCGGCATGGTCCGGACGGCTGACCCTGCTGCTCCTGGCGGGATTCGCCCCCCGGATCTTTGCAGCGGACGTGGACCGCGGCGATGCACTGGCCCGATCGGCGATCTTCGGGCGGGCGAACCTTGCGGATGTGCTCGGCGTCCGGGAGCGAAGCGTCGGGCTGCCCCCACAAGAGCGGTATCAGCTGCTACGGCAGCAGGTCCTTCCCGCCGAGGACGGGGACGCGATTCGCATCGAGATCGATTTCACGCCGGCGTACCCTCCCCCTCCGGTCGCGGGCAGGCTGGCGCTCGGTGGGAACGGGACGGGGGCCCGGGGTGGCGATCTGATCTCGCCGGCGATGGATCTGGTCGCCACGGCACGGAAACTGGGGCGGCTCGACGAACTGCAGCGCGAGATCGAGCGACGGGGAGAGGGCCATCCGGAGTCGACGCTCGAACAGCTGTCTCTGCTGACGCTGGTTGCCATCGGCGCCGGGGATTTTGCCCGGGCCAATGTGCTGATCGGCGACATCTATCGACTTGCTTCGGCACGCTCGCAGTTTCCCAGCGAACGACCGGCAGAGGCGGTTGTCGCCTGGACGGCCGTTCGTCATCCGCAGTTACGCGACGTCACCCGTGATCTGGTCTACCTGCTTTTCGAGCAGACCCGCCTCGGGAACGCGCCTCGGAGTGAACGGTGGCATCGTCACGTTCATTCACTCAAGAACTCTCTCGATTCGCGCGTGGAGAAGGCGAACCGGGACGACGGGGAGGATGCTCCGGTCCCCCTGCGGCGGTGGATTCCGGTCACCCGACAGACGGCCGAAACGTGTGGCCGAGGCTACCCGATTGCCGGGTGGGTGACGGCTGACGGGGCGGCCCGTCACGTGACGTCGCATGCTCACGACTATCTGTATTACTCCATTCCTCTGAACGGCGATTTCGACGTCGAAGCCGACCTGACCACGTTCGACCACCGCGACATTCATCTGGCGGCCGGCGGCATTTATGCCGGTCCGGGGTACGACCGCAAAGCGTGCCTGGTGGGCAGTTTTCGCAAGGACTTTCGCCCGGTGCCGATCGATCCGCCCCTGACTCGAGTCTTCACCTGGTTGCGGGCCCGCATCAGTGTCCGGGACGGCGTCCGGACGTCCTGTATCAATGGCCGCAAGGTGTACGAAGCACCACACGGCGGCGACCCGTGGGTTGGTGTTCACAGTGCCTGGTATGCGAGCGGTACGGTTCGCAATCTCCGGGTCACCGGCGATGTGACCGTCCCCGACGAGATTGATCTGATGGCCGACACGAAACTTCCCGGCTGGTTGCCCTGGTTCGACGAAACAGTGGGTGAAGCCGACAGTGACTGGCAGCTGACGCCGGCCGCGGCTCTGGAGCCACGTGAGGAAGGTCTGCTGCCCGTGCTGGTCGGACGCCGACGGTCGGAGCTCTCTGGGACGCTGCTGGAGAGTCACCTGCGATACCACCGCCCGGTCGCCGAAGACGGGGTGATCAGCTACGAGTTCTTCTACCGGCCGGGAGAATGTGATGTGCATCCGGCCCTCAAAAGAATGGTCTTTCTGCTCGATCCCGCCGGGGTGATGATCCACTGGACGACCGCCGGTCGTTTTGATCGGACCGGACTGGATCCGCAGAATGTCACAGACAATCCGGAAAACCGTCGTGGCGAAGGGCCGCTGCCGCTGCATGCCGACGCCTGGAACCGGATGGAGGTCGAGCTGCTCGGCGACAGGGTGCGCCTTTTGTTGAATGACACGCTCGTGTATGAGCGGGAACTGGCCCCGGGGAGCGACCGGACCTTCGGGCTGTTTCACTACGCCGACCAGAGTGAAGCACTGGTGCGACGACTGGTGTGGCGGGGCGACTGGCCGCGCGCGGTGCCGGAACCGCACGAGCAGGAGCTGGCCGATGATTCGCTCGAACGGGAACTGGCTGCCGGGCCTACGCTGACGGCGACCTTCTCGCACGACTTTGCGCAGGGGATCCCGCAGGGCCTGTTTCACATATTCGGCGGAGCATGGGAAGACCATGTCGAGTTGCTGCCCGACGGCCTGCGGATAACGCAGCCGGGAGGCAACTACGCCCAGGTCGCCTTTGTCCCGCAACTGATTCTGACGGGTAACTTCGATGTCGAAGTGGAGTTTGAAGACCTTCAGACAAGCGTCAGCACCGGAGGCGAGGGGAATGTTCATGTGCTCGTGGAGCTGGATGACGACCTGTTCTCGCAGTGCCGTATCTACCGCAAGGGCTACGGCTTCAGTGATCGTGTCGACGAGCAACTGATGCAGGCGGCGATCTTTCAGGACCGTGGAGGCGAGACGCATTTTGACTTTCCGAAGTCTCCGCCGGGGGAATCGACGTCCGGTCGGATGCGGCTGTCGCGACGTGGGCGGAAGATCTTCTTTCTCTTCGCCGACGAAGATTCGCCGCATTACCAGTTGATTCACTCCCAGGAGATCAGCGAAGCAGACACGCGTGAAGCCGGTGTCCGCGTGGTGGTGGAAACGCATAAGAAGGGGGAGTCGATTGTCACCTGGAAGCGGCTCGACATCCGGGCGGAGTCGATGAGTGGGCTGGCGACCGAGCCGATGGCGACGCTGGACGAACTGGACCGGCAACGGGACGAACTGGAGCAGGAAGTCCAGTTTGATTTCGCCCGGGATCTTCCGCTGTCGCAGTTTCAGGTCTGGGGGACACTGGGAACGTTCCGTCGGGATCGTCAGGGGCTGCGTGTCGAGATGCCCGGTTTCGACCGTTGGACGGCGACCGGGCTGGCACCGCAACTGAGTCTCGACGGAGACTTTGACCTCACGCTCGAGCTGGATGTCCTGAAGCTGGAGGCCGCTGCGGCGAATCAGGAGTCGACGGTTTATCTGCAGGCCGAACTGAACGACGAACGGGGCACAGCTGTGGAAACGAAGTATTCGATTTCGTCATCCGGACGCAGGGAAGTGGAGGTTCAGCTGCGCAGGCGCAAGCCGGATGGCGAGTTTCGATTCGATGAGTTGAGCCGGACGCAGTCAGACACCATTCACGAGCTGCGGCTGGCGCGACGGGACGACATCGTGTATTTCATCTTTCGAGATAAACCGGGCAATCATCCGATCGTGCTTTCGCGCGTTCGCGCCGGGGACGGACCCGTCCTCGAAACGTTTGTGCGGGCACTCGTCCATACCGGGGGGGCCGACCGGACGACAGTCGCACGATTCCGGAAGCTGCACATCCGTGCCGACAAACTGGCAGGGGTGAAGGGGAACAGGACCCCTTGA
- a CDS encoding DUF1583 domain-containing protein, whose product MMDDSHQPASSNAIGKRTGLDEARRRRTEYGSKWGRCVGVTVLVGLLSWGTYDCQAGSDTSARSAIFAEQHVDGTALDVHRKGMALPPGQRFEYLAQWVLPGPAHSTLRMVYGFTPTHPAPPVAFDPVHYEELAGRRRVQHGGRLVSPTFDLIDVADELGRLDEIQTRVEAWEVPDQSPNAVSRSAMLALIALAGNDHAEAAKWLDAMLAVSESTTESGMAPTGAEVLVFDRCLGIDSLREAVASGLHRYQDWVRTKPYNTPHRLYVFGMLGRLQADHRESIGEPATPIAEASTGLWQPVSRTLAASRGPGTTPVRWDIAPGLARKVIGHDDDFLYWGIPLRGNYQVECDVTDFGWRECHLLVAGTWVAPVHTLSHYDSGTPRAEFPRREFSPPLTRPRYWIHYRTVVEDGTATTYFNGRAIHTRTVHPDAPPWLAIRTRSNNEGAVSNLRIIGDPEIPQTLRLSADPDLSGWVPYYDEQVGEAQNEWLHTTSLSPEGEIVGRWTAREFEELTTDPHRLVGVQESLLQYHRPMLEDGTIEYEFYYRPESDQVHPALDRLVFLLAPEGVRIHWLTDGPYDRTDLSSANVFDEPEHRRGDGPLPLERDDWNRLQLQLSGDVVTLVLNEEVIYERTLEAGNQRNFGLFHYADLSQARVRNVQWTGDWPRELPSIAEQQLAVPEEQFLLTNREHLVDVFEHDFAREGLPPGRFSIVRGLPSVDLRSGPEGVTAMRQGTGGYRNATISPQMKVHGDFDVIAAYDRFESSPPEKGLCMVALTAILDNSSVDEYFISRRDIRRPGGGREQLLHCAIVRRPPEGEQRSHFVSVPMEERSGRMWLARRGDRMYYLTAEGDSPNFRLHGEQPIASDPLGFQGLRLLNQIYREGGITSVVWKQLEIRAEKLEGRAVEPYDRLLTSLNRRRDELQNRFTFDFSAQDPHDGTLYLWNNDSPWKADDGGWTIINPGADTWTSAGVAARTFVQGDFDLEVEFDSVDFAEPRPGGRSSIYLQIEFPNEERTQVSNLFTTGTAGRTEVISQVRVPVGEGKYDYRQFGGFDLAKASALRMVRTGNTLTCLITSPDFDEEIVVGELEVPSLPIHPRNIRVMVHTSGAGRESRVRLKALDLRGETLGEVVEPPVRDPLDPPRIEREKSLLDSVLDLFR is encoded by the coding sequence ATGATGGATGATTCTCACCAGCCTGCCAGCAGCAACGCGATCGGCAAGCGAACCGGTCTCGACGAGGCACGTCGGAGGAGGACGGAGTACGGCTCGAAGTGGGGGCGATGTGTCGGTGTCACTGTTCTGGTCGGTCTGCTTTCCTGGGGGACGTACGACTGCCAGGCCGGTTCCGATACTTCGGCGCGGAGCGCAATCTTTGCGGAGCAGCATGTTGACGGCACGGCGCTCGACGTGCATCGGAAGGGGATGGCACTGCCGCCGGGTCAACGCTTTGAGTATCTCGCCCAGTGGGTGCTTCCCGGGCCCGCACATTCCACACTGCGGATGGTGTACGGATTCACGCCGACCCATCCGGCACCGCCGGTTGCGTTTGATCCCGTCCATTACGAGGAGTTGGCGGGTCGCCGCCGGGTTCAGCATGGCGGAAGGCTCGTCTCGCCGACGTTTGACCTGATTGATGTCGCTGACGAACTGGGGCGGCTGGACGAGATCCAGACCAGGGTGGAAGCGTGGGAGGTTCCCGATCAGTCTCCGAACGCCGTCAGCCGGTCTGCCATGCTCGCGCTCATTGCGCTGGCCGGGAATGACCACGCCGAGGCGGCGAAGTGGCTCGATGCCATGCTCGCGGTCTCCGAGTCCACGACGGAGTCGGGTATGGCTCCCACGGGAGCGGAAGTGCTGGTTTTCGATCGGTGTCTGGGGATTGATTCGCTCCGCGAAGCGGTCGCCTCGGGGCTGCATCGATATCAGGACTGGGTCCGCACGAAACCGTACAACACTCCCCACAGGTTGTACGTCTTCGGGATGCTCGGGCGATTGCAGGCTGACCACCGGGAATCCATTGGCGAGCCGGCAACTCCCATTGCAGAAGCATCGACGGGGCTGTGGCAGCCGGTCAGCCGGACGCTGGCCGCAAGCCGGGGGCCCGGCACGACACCTGTCCGCTGGGATATCGCTCCAGGGCTCGCAAGAAAAGTCATCGGCCACGACGATGACTTCTTGTACTGGGGGATTCCACTGCGCGGCAACTACCAGGTGGAATGTGATGTGACGGACTTCGGCTGGAGAGAATGTCATCTTCTGGTGGCCGGCACATGGGTGGCGCCGGTTCACACGCTCAGCCACTACGACAGCGGTACGCCTCGTGCCGAGTTTCCTCGCCGAGAGTTCTCGCCGCCCCTGACCCGTCCCCGCTACTGGATCCACTATCGAACGGTCGTCGAAGACGGGACGGCGACGACCTACTTCAACGGGCGCGCCATCCACACCCGGACAGTCCACCCCGATGCACCGCCCTGGCTCGCGATTCGGACCCGTTCGAACAATGAAGGCGCCGTCAGCAATCTGCGCATCATCGGAGATCCGGAGATTCCGCAGACGTTGCGGCTTTCGGCGGACCCTGATCTGTCCGGTTGGGTGCCGTACTACGACGAGCAGGTGGGAGAGGCCCAGAATGAGTGGCTGCATACGACCTCCCTCTCGCCGGAAGGGGAGATTGTCGGACGCTGGACGGCCCGCGAGTTCGAAGAGCTTACGACCGACCCTCACCGTCTTGTCGGTGTTCAGGAGAGTCTGCTGCAGTACCATCGTCCCATGCTCGAGGACGGAACGATCGAGTACGAGTTTTACTATCGACCGGAATCGGACCAGGTTCATCCGGCGCTGGACCGCCTGGTCTTTCTGCTCGCTCCGGAAGGAGTGCGAATTCACTGGTTGACCGACGGACCTTACGACCGCACGGACTTGTCTTCGGCCAATGTCTTCGATGAACCGGAGCATCGTCGCGGCGACGGCCCCCTTCCTCTTGAGCGGGATGACTGGAACCGTCTGCAGCTGCAGCTGAGCGGCGACGTGGTCACTCTCGTGCTCAATGAAGAAGTCATTTACGAGCGAACTCTCGAAGCGGGCAATCAGCGGAATTTCGGATTGTTCCACTACGCGGATCTGAGCCAGGCTCGCGTCCGCAACGTGCAATGGACGGGCGACTGGCCACGCGAACTGCCGTCGATTGCCGAACAGCAACTCGCGGTTCCGGAAGAACAGTTCCTGCTGACGAACCGGGAGCACCTCGTCGATGTCTTCGAGCATGACTTTGCCCGCGAAGGGCTCCCCCCGGGCCGGTTTTCCATCGTGCGAGGACTGCCGAGCGTCGATCTGCGCAGCGGTCCGGAAGGGGTGACTGCCATGCGGCAGGGGACGGGAGGTTACCGCAACGCGACGATCAGTCCGCAGATGAAGGTGCACGGCGACTTTGATGTGATCGCTGCCTATGACCGGTTCGAATCGAGCCCACCGGAGAAGGGGCTCTGCATGGTGGCGTTGACGGCGATCCTCGACAATTCGTCGGTGGACGAGTATTTCATCTCACGCAGGGACATCCGACGACCCGGCGGCGGTCGCGAGCAGCTTTTGCACTGCGCCATCGTCCGCCGCCCCCCTGAGGGGGAGCAACGGTCACATTTTGTCTCGGTGCCAATGGAAGAACGGTCGGGCCGTATGTGGCTGGCGCGACGCGGCGACCGCATGTACTACCTGACCGCCGAGGGGGACTCGCCGAACTTCCGCCTCCATGGCGAGCAACCGATCGCCAGCGATCCGCTTGGCTTTCAGGGGCTGCGGCTGTTGAACCAGATTTATCGGGAAGGCGGGATCACCAGCGTCGTCTGGAAGCAACTGGAGATCCGGGCCGAAAAGCTCGAAGGTCGGGCCGTCGAGCCCTACGACAGGCTTCTGACCAGCTTAAACCGTCGGCGGGATGAGTTGCAGAACCGGTTCACGTTCGATTTCAGCGCTCAGGATCCTCACGACGGGACGCTCTATCTATGGAACAACGACAGCCCGTGGAAGGCGGACGATGGAGGCTGGACGATCATCAACCCGGGGGCCGACACGTGGACGTCGGCCGGGGTGGCCGCTCGCACGTTCGTGCAGGGCGACTTCGACCTCGAGGTCGAGTTTGACTCGGTCGACTTCGCCGAACCGCGACCGGGAGGACGCAGTTCGATCTATCTGCAGATCGAGTTTCCGAACGAGGAACGGACCCAGGTCAGCAACCTGTTCACGACAGGGACCGCCGGACGCACAGAAGTGATCTCGCAGGTCCGTGTTCCTGTGGGGGAGGGCAAGTACGACTACCGGCAGTTCGGCGGATTCGATCTGGCGAAGGCATCGGCACTACGTATGGTTCGCACTGGGAACACTTTGACGTGTCTGATCACCTCGCCCGACTTCGACGAGGAAATCGTGGTCGGCGAACTCGAAGTCCCATCGCTGCCAATCCATCCGAGGAACATTCGCGTCATGGTGCACACGAGCGGCGCGGGACGGGAATCGCGCGTCCGGCTGAAGGCGCTGGATCTCCGCGGAGAAACGCTCGGTGAGGTCGTCGAGCCGCCGGTGCGCGATCCGCTCGATCCTCCGCGGATCGAGCGCGAGAAGAGTCTGCTCGATTCCGTCCTCGATCTGTTCCGTTGA
- a CDS encoding DUF1583 domain-containing protein, which translates to MNCNGPSTSSSTGPASPRGVIAGVGMYRVGIVGLILLAVPGGRAWSEHRRSDSDALSAVFDTGVIAENVEVVLARASELAPAARFEFLRTWILPGDSHPDFRVSGGFTQTDPSPVARERFPAMHPSEHGGEILSPVFELLESARELGRLEELRNEIASVPVPDNAFQRRAQVALLLLIDLELDDRESAGQRHEELFAMVRGAEPETTADMWPETLVCDRALERREHAAIVADLVGIIFSTRSERMRPATRRVHHAHIAAMMGRVTHLQQKQPATGNDQTLSDWVSVVRKRAVSRGRGYPQARWIPYEDHRLHLPGHDEDYLYYRLPLRGDFEVQCDLRGHGTTQFLAAGTVLGVRGDLSLIDLGTFRDGSRPERIDPPFARLDTWVRYRAVFHDGRCDVSVNGRPLHSQPLGPHHDPWIGVRSWWRNTARIRDVRISGDPTIPSELVLSESPDLAGWYSYYDDPVATERARWIFETDQNGKGQIVGRPMRTLADAWWESLLQYHRPLVEGGTIEYEFRYVPGEYDVHPALDRLVFMLEPDGVRIHSLTDGRHDATGISPANMTEEPGNRRGPDRLPLIASDWNRMQVEIAEGVVRLRLNGVLIYERPLEDANRRVFGLFHYLGTEVRVRNLVMRGNWPTELPSVSEQELADPLLAELDAHRDALEDRFDHDFEQNGVPDVFFERRGQVFADQTQLRHGVQAVARSAGGWQTTKLVSRFAAEGDFDVEARFERLDVKQSNLHGLIFLQIVLDDPERREYRSMRGREGPEEKKREVINGQYSILFEDGQRRYFGQVLMEESTSGRLRLVRRGDRIFTLFAPGESDLFRVVRDEPAPEGAIPAGGIELSLSTNGAGYASCLWKEMSIRCEQLKYLGADAAPQRQLYIMRPDGSDLRTVTGPPAGFAHLGSPEFSADGQRIALDVSGGTTSDSHVFIVNTDGTALTDLGRGCMPGFSADGSKLVMSQPGQGVVEMDSAGENRQTLEPSAWGVQSSPDGRSIVWGEGGNLMLLDVASGVRRLLLTGVDAARYSSIYWNMGWSHDSRSIAFKGRNRRTRNYEVAVANVDPEAGLEVLVASETAMNADFTFSPDDRKVLFATPRPGSPGPRLCLASRDRPGEIEWLEGPPDDWKVYDCDWSHDGEWIAFSAIAPVQPVDWPLPDEEMKALQDAARPIELPTPREQGLFDPVLELFR; encoded by the coding sequence ATGAACTGCAATGGGCCATCGACATCATCCTCAACGGGACCAGCATCGCCGCGGGGCGTGATTGCCGGTGTCGGGATGTACCGCGTCGGCATCGTCGGCCTCATTCTGCTGGCCGTCCCGGGCGGCCGGGCCTGGTCGGAGCATCGGCGATCGGACAGTGATGCGCTCAGTGCCGTCTTCGATACCGGGGTCATTGCAGAGAACGTCGAAGTTGTGCTTGCACGCGCGTCGGAACTTGCGCCCGCAGCACGCTTCGAGTTCCTCCGCACGTGGATTCTCCCCGGCGACTCCCACCCGGATTTCCGCGTGTCCGGTGGCTTCACGCAGACCGACCCATCACCTGTGGCGCGCGAACGGTTTCCGGCCATGCATCCATCGGAGCATGGCGGTGAAATCCTCTCTCCGGTGTTTGAACTGCTCGAGTCCGCACGCGAACTTGGCCGACTCGAAGAACTGCGAAACGAGATCGCCTCGGTTCCGGTTCCGGACAATGCGTTTCAGCGCCGCGCGCAGGTCGCGCTGCTGCTGCTGATCGATCTGGAACTGGATGATCGGGAGAGCGCCGGGCAACGGCATGAGGAACTGTTCGCGATGGTTCGGGGTGCCGAGCCGGAAACGACTGCCGACATGTGGCCCGAGACACTCGTCTGCGACCGGGCGTTGGAGCGGCGGGAGCATGCGGCCATTGTGGCGGACCTGGTGGGCATAATTTTCTCGACACGGTCTGAACGGATGCGACCTGCAACGCGTCGTGTTCATCACGCCCACATCGCGGCGATGATGGGGCGGGTGACTCACCTGCAGCAGAAACAGCCTGCTACCGGAAATGATCAGACGCTCAGCGACTGGGTCTCGGTGGTCCGCAAGCGAGCCGTCAGCCGCGGACGCGGATATCCGCAGGCACGCTGGATTCCCTATGAGGATCACCGGTTGCATCTGCCCGGCCACGATGAAGACTACCTGTACTACCGGTTGCCGCTGCGAGGCGACTTCGAGGTTCAATGTGATCTCCGCGGGCACGGGACGACGCAGTTCCTTGCTGCAGGGACGGTCCTGGGCGTGCGCGGGGACCTGTCGCTGATTGATCTGGGCACGTTTCGCGACGGAAGCCGGCCCGAGCGGATTGATCCGCCGTTTGCGAGGCTGGATACGTGGGTCCGCTATCGGGCTGTTTTCCATGACGGGCGATGTGATGTTTCCGTCAACGGCCGACCGCTGCATTCGCAGCCGTTGGGCCCGCATCATGATCCCTGGATCGGCGTGCGCAGCTGGTGGCGGAACACCGCGCGCATCCGGGACGTGCGGATTTCCGGTGATCCGACGATCCCATCAGAACTGGTCCTTTCGGAATCTCCAGATCTGGCCGGCTGGTACTCGTACTATGACGATCCGGTGGCCACCGAGCGGGCACGATGGATCTTCGAGACCGATCAGAACGGGAAGGGACAGATCGTCGGACGGCCGATGCGAACGCTCGCCGACGCCTGGTGGGAGAGCCTGCTGCAGTATCACCGACCGCTCGTCGAAGGCGGGACGATCGAGTACGAGTTTCGCTACGTGCCGGGGGAGTACGACGTCCACCCTGCCCTCGATCGGCTCGTCTTTATGCTCGAACCGGACGGGGTTCGCATTCACTCGCTGACGGACGGCCGTCACGACGCGACCGGGATCTCGCCCGCGAACATGACGGAGGAACCCGGCAATCGTCGTGGTCCGGACCGGCTGCCGCTGATCGCATCGGATTGGAACCGGATGCAGGTCGAGATTGCAGAGGGAGTGGTCCGCCTGCGGCTCAACGGCGTGCTGATCTACGAACGCCCCCTCGAGGACGCGAACCGCCGCGTCTTCGGGCTGTTCCATTATCTCGGGACCGAGGTCCGCGTGCGAAACCTGGTGATGCGCGGGAACTGGCCGACGGAACTGCCATCGGTTTCGGAGCAGGAATTGGCCGATCCCCTGCTGGCGGAGCTCGATGCTCACCGCGACGCACTCGAGGACCGTTTCGATCACGACTTTGAACAGAACGGCGTCCCGGATGTTTTCTTCGAACGTCGGGGCCAGGTTTTCGCGGACCAGACGCAGTTGCGACACGGTGTCCAGGCTGTCGCCCGATCCGCCGGAGGATGGCAGACGACAAAGCTGGTCTCACGTTTTGCTGCCGAAGGAGATTTCGACGTCGAGGCGCGGTTCGAACGGCTCGATGTGAAACAGTCCAATTTGCACGGCCTGATCTTCCTGCAGATTGTTCTCGACGATCCGGAGCGGCGGGAGTACCGCTCAATGCGGGGACGGGAAGGACCGGAAGAGAAGAAGCGGGAGGTGATTAACGGGCAGTACTCGATCCTGTTCGAGGACGGGCAGCGGCGCTATTTCGGGCAAGTGCTGATGGAAGAATCGACGTCGGGCCGGCTGCGGCTGGTGCGGCGGGGGGACCGGATCTTCACGCTGTTCGCTCCGGGAGAGTCGGATCTGTTTCGCGTCGTGCGGGACGAGCCGGCTCCGGAAGGAGCGATTCCCGCGGGAGGCATCGAGTTGAGCCTCTCGACGAACGGTGCCGGCTACGCCTCCTGTCTGTGGAAAGAGATGTCGATCCGGTGTGAGCAGCTGAAGTACCTTGGGGCCGATGCGGCACCTCAGCGTCAGCTTTACATCATGCGACCCGACGGCAGCGACCTGCGCACTGTGACCGGGCCGCCGGCCGGATTCGCGCACCTGGGATCGCCGGAGTTCTCGGCAGACGGCCAGAGAATTGCGCTGGATGTTTCGGGCGGAACGACGTCGGATTCGCATGTCTTCATCGTGAACACGGACGGGACAGCGCTGACCGATCTTGGCCGCGGCTGCATGCCCGGCTTTTCCGCGGACGGCAGCAAGCTGGTGATGTCGCAGCCGGGTCAGGGTGTCGTGGAGATGGATTCTGCCGGTGAGAATCGCCAGACGCTGGAACCCAGTGCGTGGGGCGTCCAGTCGTCGCCCGATGGGAGGTCTATCGTCTGGGGAGAGGGGGGGAATCTCATGTTGCTGGACGTGGCCAGCGGCGTCCGACGGCTGCTGCTGACGGGTGTCGACGCGGCTCGCTATTCCTCGATTTACTGGAACATGGGGTGGTCGCACGACAGTCGCTCGATCGCTTTCAAGGGGCGTAACCGGAGAACCCGCAACTACGAGGTGGCGGTGGCGAATGTCGATCCGGAGGCCGGGCTGGAGGTGCTCGTCGCCAGCGAGACCGCCATGAATGCCGACTTCACGTTTTCGCCCGATGATCGGAAGGTTCTGTTTGCGACACCCCGGCCCGGATCGCCGGGGCCGCGACTCTGTCTGGCCAGCCGTGACCGTCCCGGGGAGATCGAGTGGCTGGAAGGACCGCCGGACGACTGGAAGGTCTACGACTGCGACTGGTCCCACGATGGGGAATGGATCGCCTTCAGCGCGATTGCGCCGGTGCAACCGGTCGACTGGCCACTGCCGGACGAGGAAATGAAAGCGCTGCAGGATGCGGCCCGGCCGATAGAACTGCCAACGCCGCGGGAGCAGGGACTGTTTGATCCAGTACTCGAACTCTTTCGTTAG